From one Deinococcus sp. QL22 genomic stretch:
- a CDS encoding IS110 family transposase produces MITLGLDPHPGSHTVAALDEQGTPLASLTVPNTAEGLAQLHHFAHPYSCRQWAIEGAANRFITTFVSELLANNEAVTHSANLDESIPCSKRSQEE; encoded by the coding sequence ATGATCACCCTTGGACTCGATCCTCATCCTGGCAGCCATACCGTGGCCGCCCTCGACGAGCAGGGAACGCCATTAGCGTCCCTGACGGTTCCAAACACTGCGGAAGGTCTGGCACAACTCCATCATTTCGCGCACCCGTACAGTTGTCGGCAGTGGGCCATCGAGGGTGCGGCAAACCGCTTTATCACGACCTTCGTCAGTGAACTGCTCGCGAACAACGAAGCTGTCACACATTCCGCCAACCTTGACGAGTCAATACCGTGCTCGAAAAGGTCGCAAGAAGAATGA
- a CDS encoding IS3 family transposase (programmed frameshift), with translation MTASKNHYTAEFKEEAVRLVISSQKSCAEIARNLGVPPYLVVRWKQHHEQQGAVGRPQFTGRGVAALSEQEARFKKLERELEITRQERDILKKAPGLLRQRPLIYGFIEQHRHEYSIERLCKTLGVGVSGYFAWWRRPKNCYRVEDVALTEAIRTIHQVSRGTYGAPRVQAALVDEGKQVSRARITRLMKAAGLKARCKRKFRVTTNSKHPHPVAENLLNREFVAEQPNQKWVTDITYLPVAEGWMYLAVVMDLFSRKIVGWAMRATLQTELVVAALDMAQQIRRPGQGLLHHSDQGIQYASREYRQALERLQALQSMSRKGDCWDNAAMESFFATLKLELELDTAQGNRADTRNLVFEWIEVFYNRERRHSSLGYRSPTRFEQHRATLN, from the exons ATGACCGCCAGTAAAAACCACTACACCGCCGAGTTCAAAGAAGAAGCCGTGCGTCTGGTGATCAGCAGCCAGAAAAGCTGCGCTGAGATCGCCCGCAACTTGGGTGTTCCACCGTATTTAGTCGTACGCTGGAAACAGCATCACGAGCAACAAGGGGCGGTGGGCCGCCCCCAATTCACCGGACGCGGCGTCGCCGCGTTGAGTGAGCAGGAAGCGCGGTTCAAGAAGCTAGAACGAGAGCTGGAAATTACCCGTCAGGAACGCGATATTCTGAAAAAAGCAC CTGGCCTTCTTCGCCAAAGACCACTAATTTACGGGTTCATTGAGCAGCATCGGCATGAGTACAGCATTGAGCGGCTGTGCAAGACGCTCGGTGTCGGGGTCAGTGGCTATTTTGCGTGGTGGAGAAGGCCCAAAAACTGCTATCGGGTGGAAGACGTCGCTCTGACCGAGGCCATTCGAACCATTCATCAAGTCAGTAGGGGCACCTACGGTGCCCCTCGTGTCCAAGCCGCACTCGTGGACGAGGGAAAACAGGTCAGCCGAGCACGAATTACTCGGCTGATGAAGGCAGCGGGACTGAAGGCTCGCTGCAAGCGGAAATTTCGCGTGACCACCAATTCAAAACACCCGCACCCAGTGGCCGAAAATCTACTGAATCGCGAATTTGTTGCCGAACAACCCAATCAGAAATGGGTGACGGATATTACCTATTTACCCGTGGCTGAGGGCTGGATGTACCTCGCTGTGGTGATGGATCTGTTCTCTCGCAAAATCGTGGGTTGGGCCATGCGGGCCACCCTGCAGACCGAGTTGGTCGTCGCTGCGCTGGACATGGCACAGCAGATTCGGCGTCCTGGACAAGGATTGCTCCATCATTCGGACCAGGGAATTCAATATGCGAGTCGCGAGTATCGACAAGCACTGGAGCGCCTCCAGGCGCTCCAAAGTATGAGCCGAAAGGGAGACTGCTGGGACAACGCGGCGATGGAGAGCTTCTTCGCCACCCTCAAGCTGGAACTGGAACTCGACACAGCACAAGGAAACCGCGCTGACACACGTAATCTGGTCTTTGAGTGGATTGAGGTGTTTTACAACCGCGAGCGTCGTCACTCTAGCTTGGGGTACCGCTCACCGACTCGCTTTGAGCAACACCGCGCCACACTGAACTGA
- a CDS encoding IS630 transposase-related protein: MKRVGGRGYSLDLRERVVAAVEGGQPRQVVARLYRIHLETVDAYLAKQRLGTLHQVGRSSGRPPRMTPVHEQQLLKQLETHRDATLIEHARMLEDTTGLKVSFKSVDRVFRKHHMTHKKTLVASEQSDIAMPSWRISSVWRGVAQSESVSGTPS; the protein is encoded by the coding sequence GTGAAACGAGTGGGAGGCCGAGGGTACAGTCTGGATTTGCGGGAACGGGTGGTGGCTGCGGTCGAGGGTGGACAGCCCCGTCAGGTCGTCGCCCGGCTGTATCGGATTCACCTTGAAACCGTTGATGCCTACCTCGCCAAGCAGCGTCTTGGGACGCTGCACCAAGTCGGCCGGTCTTCTGGACGCCCACCACGAATGACACCTGTCCATGAACAGCAGTTGTTGAAGCAACTCGAGACGCACCGAGACGCCACGTTGATCGAGCATGCCCGCATGCTCGAAGACACCACGGGCCTCAAGGTCAGCTTCAAAAGCGTCGACCGAGTGTTCCGCAAGCACCACATGACCCATAAAAAAACGCTGGTCGCGAGCGAACAGAGTGATATTGCAATGCCTTCGTGGAGGATCAGTTCAGTGTGGCGCGGTGTTGCTCAAAGCGAGTCGGTGAGCGGTACCCCAAGCTAG
- a CDS encoding 4'-phosphopantetheinyl transferase superfamily protein, producing the protein MHLLAAETGAWQLAACLSGEELARAEAYAGAPARGFYVASVVFRRTVLGAVLHIPPAEVRFERLPGRTKPQLAASQNPENWRFSLSHSGELALLALGCGREVGVDLERMRAGVNWRGVAQTAFSPYERAALLAVGPPHRLDMFYRLWTAKEAYLKACGLGLSVPLEAVSVILAGAEIDVLQAVHGDLRQWRGQCVPLPPALIPAYRAAVVVQAAPRERLSLSVQHWNPLPSADI; encoded by the coding sequence ATGCACTTGCTCGCTGCCGAAACAGGCGCGTGGCAACTGGCTGCTTGTCTATCGGGTGAGGAACTGGCACGCGCCGAAGCTTATGCCGGTGCCCCCGCACGCGGGTTTTACGTCGCTTCAGTGGTCTTTCGCCGTACCGTTTTGGGGGCCGTGTTGCATATCCCGCCCGCTGAAGTGCGGTTCGAACGTTTACCGGGCAGGACTAAACCTCAGCTGGCCGCCTCTCAGAATCCGGAAAATTGGCGCTTCAGCCTCTCGCATTCGGGCGAACTGGCGTTGCTGGCGCTGGGGTGCGGGAGAGAAGTAGGCGTAGATTTGGAACGGATGCGGGCTGGGGTCAATTGGCGTGGTGTGGCACAAACGGCATTCTCTCCGTATGAGCGTGCAGCGCTTCTGGCTGTTGGGCCGCCGCATAGGCTGGACATGTTCTACCGCCTCTGGACGGCCAAAGAAGCCTATTTGAAAGCGTGCGGCCTAGGCCTGAGCGTGCCCCTAGAAGCAGTCAGTGTGATCTTGGCTGGAGCTGAAATTGATGTACTCCAAGCGGTTCACGGGGATTTGAGGCAGTGGCGGGGCCAATGTGTGCCGTTGCCGCCGGCGTTGATCCCCGCTTACCGCGCCGCAGTCGTTGTACAGGCGGCTCCACGCGAGCGTCTTAGCCTCAGCGTGCAGCACTGGAATCCCTTACCTTCAGCAGACATTTGA
- a CDS encoding transposase: MVDAQNAARALMANPELPPFQRGVQQRHLQDLTHAQRKLSQEHQAHKATLTSLDLNSPVRPVLEMVMTTLQEQRKVLERHLKDVVSSLLPALLNVQGVGPVVAGIVLGEIGRVERFKNKHHFASYCGAAPVERGSGQNTRMQLNTSGYRRLNWALHIIAIVRLRQDERTKSLVTRLKSQGKSQRKALRILKTYIARELFTLLQQAAASKSPEAPVLAGNAT, from the coding sequence GTGGTAGACGCGCAAAATGCCGCGCGGGCCCTGATGGCCAATCCAGAGTTGCCGCCCTTTCAAAGAGGCGTACAGCAACGTCACCTCCAAGACCTCACCCATGCACAACGCAAGCTTTCCCAAGAACACCAAGCCCATAAAGCGACGCTGACGTCCCTCGATCTGAACTCGCCGGTCAGACCCGTCCTCGAAATGGTGATGACGACGCTTCAGGAGCAACGCAAGGTGCTCGAACGACACCTGAAGGACGTCGTGTCCTCTTTGCTTCCAGCCCTGTTGAATGTTCAGGGCGTGGGGCCCGTTGTCGCAGGCATCGTGCTGGGTGAGATCGGTCGTGTCGAGCGCTTCAAAAACAAACATCATTTTGCCAGTTATTGTGGAGCTGCGCCCGTGGAGCGTGGGAGCGGCCAAAATACGCGGATGCAGCTCAATACGAGTGGATATCGGCGCTTAAACTGGGCTCTGCACATCATTGCTATTGTCCGACTGCGACAAGATGAGCGAACGAAAAGCTTAGTCACCAGACTGAAATCTCAGGGGAAAAGTCAGCGGAAAGCGCTTCGGATTCTGAAGACCTATATTGCACGCGAGCTCTTCACCCTGTTGCAGCAAGCAGCCGCATCCAAGAGTCCTGAGGCCCCAGTTCTAGCTGGAAATGCTACTTGA
- a CDS encoding type I polyketide synthase, whose amino-acid sequence MTHSEWTPSAFIAAVDGVELAAEVVQPAEAIAIVGIGCRFPGQSNTPHQFWNFLVSGGDAVTEIPAERWRVDAYFNPDHRAPGRTYARWGGFIRDIDQFDAAFFGISPREAARMDPQQRLLLEVADEAFQDAGLPPSTLAGSDTGVFMGVSTCDYAGIQTASNARHSIDSFTNLGVGTCITANRISYHYDFHGPSFVVDTACSSSLVAVSLACKALWNGECAVALTGAVNLMLRPENTMGFSKAQMLSPQGRCKSFDADASGYVRAEGAGVLVLKPLSRAQADGDRIYAVIRAADINQDGRTGGIALPNGEAQAGLLRSIYARAGLNPAGVRYVEAHGTGTVVGDPIEVKALGQVLRASYAPGQPECLIGSVKSNLGHLEAASGMAGLIKAALSIQQRELPGNLHFHTPNPAIPFDAYGLRVVVGQQAWPTDPDGSQSFLTGINSFGFGGTNAHVVLDSAPLIPELQAKAADSHNRAELLPISARSPEALRAVAEQYRDFSASHLHLPLPDLAATLGRHREHHPYRLSLAPRNHLEWQEQLQAFLDSETRAGMAQGRTVAEGERVPLAFVFAGMGPQWWGMGRELLGESGEPVFRAALEEIDALLAVYTGWSLLAELTRPEEESRINETQIAQPAIFALQVALARLWASWGVLPDVIIGHSLGEAAAAHIAGALSLPDAVHLIYQRSRLQHSTAGQGKMLAVTLPPAEATALVAEFPGRVSVAAINSPTDLTLAGVTADLETIAARLTAADVFNAFLKVDVPFHSPVMEQIRTEFFTVMGGLVPRAPSIPLMSTTFGRWIEGAELDVTAWWHNIRQSVLFEGGIRQILGGGPHVFLEVSAHPALSASLTRCIAAAAQPHARNASVVLPSLRRLEPERITLLGSLGRLYTLGREMVWPRIHTAAPQHLPLPLYPWQHERHWNETARAHRERLGLKLHPLLGERQDSATPAWENVLDAYSTPDLRDHVVQGEVVFPGAGYVEMALAAARETFAEPGAVLSDITFAQALTLPPGEGRVVHTLVDARHALHVHSRPASAADAAGSDAPAAEDWTLHARATLRRLGGHLARQESLPTLRACFPRPYPTDAFYTRFHALGLQYGPHYRGLSEVWLGAGNGEAFGMLRPALPHEGGLLPPPVLDACFQLLLGAVASLPDAPEGRLYLPVQIRELVFIPAADGSAPLCAHARLTHWDTARITGDLTLMDAAGHVLAEVRGLSCQAIDSAATSLDAMLYTHTWERHPLLEPQQAEPITLTLPALSELEDIRADTLARIGTPQDRADFETLSARLAGLYARAAFADVPSVPQSDLRQAAQALADAVSGSDDADPETLWRSLWSRFPGHAAELQVLHRAGATLAARLQADNADFPAPRPSALTTDHSPPTDVATLSVLGGLSGPLDHLRSASPTVRPAHTLLAAALTRLLDARSLDARTSPQPVRVLQLNAVGEGLSGGLTAQLAPALARPAVTLTLADADPDALERAAARAGQSLSAAPETLLLGPTRPLSEQWEGEQQRFDVVVGVDVGTDAAANLRHLLAPGGVLLLEFTRRLPAWTGLLPELGVVSSPLAALNAAGIEDVQRLPDAPESELAVRDLIWGRAPVGMADLAAVPAAQIAAPAGRWLLFADDADFAAQLGTELSARQGAVQVVAPLGTHIPGASEVPPADRVALSALMVQAEAFAGIIFAWGLNSPAQPSVTELQHAETLGGQSVLALVQALATQALATTETNTALWLVTRGAQAVNTAAVAPLQAGIWGLGRVVGTEYPHLEPRLVDLDPAAPAAASAAVLVRELLGGSAEDELAFRGVAGQSVRWVHRLTRPSRDRLTTSSSRIPADTATRIHIQRPGVLASLVHQAAPRRAPEPGEVEVRVEAAALNFKDIMVGMGLLSDEALEGGFTGRSYGMEAAGIIERVGEGVTQYMPGDAVVLCGPDALSTFRTVPLPYLVRRPAHLSSEAAATLPIAYLTAYYALHTLCQLGPDDRVLIHAAAGGVGLAATALCRRAGATVYATAGTPEKRELLRALGAAHIMDSRTLDFAEEVRAVSGGKGVSIVLNSLSGEAIGRSLSCLSPYGKFVEIGKRDIYQNSPLDLAPFRNNLSYFAVDLDRMWVDRPQMMQGLLHTVMGLFESRELAPLAYRVFPYAAAESAFRFMAQARHTGKVVLALTAEAPAQLSSVPKPVRLNPDGVYLITGGLGGFGLALAGWLAGRGARRLVLVGRSGGSEAARTTVNDLLQHTEGLQIALEQADIADPDAVQTLLERTRQLGPLRGVFHAAMVIDDALIEQLTPERFSRVTAPKVLGAWNLHTHTQADLLEVFVCFSSVSALIGNVGQANYAAANAFLDALADVRRAEGLPALTVNWGAVADVGYLTGQAAVAGRLEAVGVTPVPVGQLLAALGELWPAALSRDPRTPGAVGVAALHWPLLVQSRGVPLPPRLAHLLSSADAEASTQEASGFLSALLSLSAEERGAALSHRLAEQLARILGTSPGKLDHDLAIMKMGVDSLMAVELGSQIQAETGVKVSPMKFVGGITLRGLTEFVLDSLTAPAAQPKVLTVPRAAPGADLHQHVETLPDADVDAMLAGLLAEQRGRA is encoded by the coding sequence ATGACGCATTCCGAGTGGACGCCTTCCGCCTTTATTGCTGCTGTGGATGGGGTGGAGCTGGCTGCCGAAGTTGTTCAGCCTGCCGAAGCCATCGCCATCGTCGGTATCGGCTGCCGCTTTCCCGGCCAGTCCAACACCCCTCACCAGTTTTGGAATTTTTTGGTCAGCGGGGGCGACGCTGTCACCGAAATTCCGGCGGAACGCTGGCGGGTCGACGCCTACTTCAACCCCGATCACCGCGCACCGGGGCGTACCTATGCCCGCTGGGGCGGCTTTATTCGGGATATCGACCAGTTCGACGCCGCCTTTTTCGGTATTTCTCCGCGTGAGGCGGCCCGCATGGATCCCCAGCAACGCCTGCTCCTGGAAGTGGCCGACGAAGCTTTTCAGGATGCGGGTCTGCCCCCTAGCACGCTGGCGGGATCAGATACAGGTGTGTTTATGGGCGTCTCGACCTGCGATTACGCGGGCATTCAGACCGCCTCGAATGCCCGCCATTCCATCGACTCGTTTACCAATTTGGGCGTCGGCACCTGTATCACCGCCAACCGGATTTCTTACCACTACGATTTTCACGGGCCTAGTTTTGTGGTCGATACCGCCTGTTCATCATCGCTGGTGGCAGTCAGTTTGGCGTGCAAGGCGCTTTGGAACGGGGAATGTGCGGTGGCCCTCACGGGCGCGGTGAACCTGATGCTGCGCCCCGAAAACACGATGGGCTTCAGCAAAGCGCAGATGCTTTCTCCTCAGGGCCGCTGCAAAAGCTTTGACGCCGACGCCAGCGGCTACGTGCGGGCCGAGGGCGCGGGCGTTCTGGTGCTCAAGCCGCTGAGCCGCGCACAGGCCGACGGCGACCGCATTTACGCTGTGATCCGCGCCGCCGACATCAATCAGGATGGGCGCACCGGGGGCATCGCCCTGCCCAACGGAGAAGCTCAGGCGGGCCTGCTCCGCAGTATTTATGCACGTGCGGGCCTCAATCCGGCGGGGGTGCGGTACGTGGAAGCGCACGGTACGGGTACGGTGGTGGGGGATCCCATCGAAGTGAAGGCGTTGGGACAGGTGTTGCGGGCCAGCTACGCCCCCGGCCAGCCGGAATGCCTGATCGGATCGGTCAAAAGCAATCTGGGACACCTCGAAGCCGCATCGGGCATGGCTGGACTCATCAAGGCTGCCCTCAGCATCCAGCAGCGCGAGCTCCCCGGCAACCTGCACTTCCATACGCCCAATCCGGCCATTCCCTTTGACGCCTATGGCCTGCGCGTCGTGGTGGGGCAGCAGGCTTGGCCCACCGACCCAGACGGCTCGCAGTCGTTCCTGACGGGTATCAATTCCTTCGGCTTCGGCGGCACGAATGCCCATGTGGTGCTGGACAGTGCGCCGCTGATCCCAGAGCTTCAGGCCAAGGCAGCCGATTCACACAACCGCGCCGAACTCCTCCCCATTTCGGCCCGCAGTCCGGAAGCGTTGCGTGCTGTGGCCGAACAGTACCGAGACTTTTCCGCCTCGCATCTTCATCTGCCGCTCCCAGACCTTGCCGCCACGTTGGGCCGTCACCGCGAGCATCACCCGTACCGGCTGAGCCTTGCGCCGCGTAACCACCTGGAATGGCAGGAGCAGTTGCAGGCCTTCCTGGACAGCGAAACGCGGGCAGGCATGGCGCAGGGCCGCACGGTGGCCGAGGGCGAACGGGTGCCGCTGGCCTTCGTGTTTGCGGGCATGGGGCCGCAGTGGTGGGGCATGGGCCGCGAACTGCTGGGCGAATCTGGCGAACCGGTGTTCCGCGCCGCCCTGGAGGAAATAGACGCGCTGCTGGCCGTGTATACGGGCTGGAGCCTGCTGGCTGAACTGACGCGTCCTGAAGAAGAGTCGCGCATCAATGAAACGCAGATTGCCCAGCCTGCCATTTTTGCCCTACAAGTGGCGTTGGCGCGGCTGTGGGCCAGTTGGGGCGTGCTGCCCGACGTGATTATCGGCCACAGCCTCGGCGAAGCGGCGGCGGCCCACATCGCTGGAGCCTTGTCCCTCCCTGACGCTGTTCACCTCATCTATCAGCGCAGCCGGCTGCAACACAGCACTGCTGGGCAAGGCAAAATGCTGGCTGTCACCCTGCCGCCCGCAGAGGCCACTGCGCTGGTGGCCGAATTTCCGGGCCGGGTATCGGTGGCCGCCATCAACAGTCCCACCGACCTCACGCTGGCGGGCGTCACCGCCGACCTCGAAACCATCGCCGCCCGCCTGACTGCCGCAGACGTATTTAATGCCTTCCTGAAGGTCGACGTGCCCTTTCACAGCCCGGTGATGGAACAGATTCGCACGGAGTTTTTTACGGTGATGGGGGGGCTGGTGCCGCGTGCGCCGAGTATCCCGCTGATGTCGACCACCTTTGGGCGCTGGATCGAAGGCGCAGAACTGGACGTCACGGCGTGGTGGCACAATATCCGCCAATCGGTGCTGTTTGAAGGCGGCATTCGGCAAATTTTGGGGGGCGGCCCGCACGTCTTCTTGGAGGTCAGCGCCCATCCTGCGCTGTCGGCCAGCCTGACGCGCTGTATCGCGGCGGCCGCCCAACCGCACGCCCGCAACGCAAGCGTGGTGTTGCCGTCACTGCGACGCCTGGAACCCGAACGCATCACGCTGCTGGGGTCGCTGGGCCGCCTGTACACGCTCGGCCGTGAGATGGTTTGGCCCCGAATTCACACCGCCGCGCCCCAGCATTTGCCCTTGCCGCTGTATCCGTGGCAGCACGAGCGCCACTGGAACGAAACGGCCCGCGCCCACCGCGAACGCCTCGGCCTGAAGCTGCATCCCCTGTTGGGCGAGCGGCAAGACTCGGCCACACCCGCCTGGGAAAACGTGTTGGATGCCTACAGCACGCCCGATTTGCGCGATCATGTGGTGCAGGGCGAAGTGGTGTTTCCGGGTGCAGGCTATGTCGAGATGGCCCTTGCAGCGGCCCGCGAAACCTTTGCCGAGCCGGGTGCAGTGCTCAGCGATATCACCTTTGCACAGGCCCTGACTTTGCCGCCGGGTGAGGGCCGCGTGGTGCACACTCTCGTAGATGCCCGGCACGCCCTGCATGTGCATAGTCGCCCCGCGAGCGCGGCAGACGCGGCAGGTTCTGACGCCCCCGCCGCCGAAGACTGGACTTTGCACGCCCGCGCTACATTGCGGCGGTTGGGGGGCCATCTGGCACGGCAAGAATCGTTGCCCACGCTCCGCGCCTGTTTCCCGCGCCCATACCCCACCGACGCTTTTTACACCCGGTTTCACGCCCTAGGATTGCAGTACGGCCCGCATTACCGGGGATTGTCAGAGGTATGGCTGGGTGCGGGAAACGGAGAAGCTTTCGGAATGCTGAGGCCCGCGCTGCCACATGAGGGCGGCTTGTTGCCCCCGCCCGTGCTGGACGCGTGTTTTCAACTGCTCTTGGGGGCGGTGGCCTCGCTCCCGGATGCCCCGGAAGGCCGCCTGTATTTGCCGGTGCAGATTCGGGAACTGGTGTTTATTCCCGCTGCCGATGGGTCTGCCCCCCTGTGCGCCCACGCCCGCCTGACCCACTGGGACACGGCCCGCATCACGGGCGACCTGACCCTGATGGACGCGGCGGGTCACGTGCTGGCCGAGGTGCGCGGCCTGAGTTGTCAGGCGATAGACAGCGCGGCCACCAGCCTAGACGCCATGCTGTACACCCACACGTGGGAGCGGCACCCGCTGCTGGAACCTCAACAAGCTGAGCCGATTACCCTGACGCTCCCTGCCCTGTCTGAGTTGGAAGACATCCGCGCCGATACACTGGCCCGCATAGGAACCCCCCAAGACCGGGCCGACTTTGAAACCCTGAGTGCGCGGCTGGCTGGCCTGTACGCAAGGGCCGCCTTCGCCGACGTACCCAGTGTGCCCCAATCTGATCTGAGGCAGGCGGCGCAGGCCTTGGCCGATGCCGTCTCTGGTTCCGATGATGCAGATCCTGAAACCCTCTGGCGCTCGCTCTGGTCACGCTTTCCCGGTCACGCTGCCGAATTGCAGGTACTTCACCGCGCCGGGGCGACGTTGGCGGCGCGGTTGCAAGCTGATAACGCAGATTTCCCCGCTCCCCGACCTTCTGCACTCACCACTGATCACTCACCACCCACCGATGTTGCCACACTCTCTGTGCTCGGCGGACTGTCTGGCCCCCTCGACCACCTGCGCTCCGCCTCGCCTACCGTACGGCCCGCGCATACGCTGTTGGCGGCGGCGCTGACCCGCCTTTTGGATGCCCGGAGCTTGGACGCTCGAACCTCGCCCCAACCTGTGCGAGTGCTGCAATTGAACGCGGTAGGGGAAGGCTTGTCGGGTGGGTTGACGGCACAGTTGGCCCCCGCGCTGGCCCGCCCCGCCGTCACTCTCACGTTGGCCGATGCCGACCCAGACGCCCTGGAACGCGCCGCTGCCCGCGCGGGCCAAAGCCTGAGTGCTGCGCCGGAAACGTTGCTGCTCGGCCCCACCCGCCCACTCTCCGAGCAGTGGGAAGGTGAACAGCAGAGATTCGATGTGGTGGTAGGCGTGGATGTGGGAACAGACGCCGCCGCCAACCTGCGACACCTGCTGGCCCCCGGCGGCGTGCTGCTGCTGGAATTCACCCGGCGTTTGCCTGCATGGACAGGGCTTTTGCCTGAGCTTGGGGTAGTTTCCAGTCCTTTGGCCGCTCTGAACGCTGCAGGTATTGAAGACGTGCAGCGTTTGCCCGACGCGCCCGAATCCGAATTGGCCGTGCGAGACCTGATCTGGGGCCGTGCGCCTGTGGGGATGGCCGATCTGGCTGCCGTTCCTGCCGCTCAAATCGCTGCCCCCGCTGGCCGCTGGCTCCTGTTTGCCGACGATGCCGACTTTGCCGCCCAACTGGGTACCGAATTGAGCGCGCGGCAAGGCGCGGTGCAAGTGGTGGCCCCGCTGGGCACGCACATTCCCGGCGCATCGGAAGTGCCACCCGCTGACCGCGTCGCCCTGAGTGCGCTGATGGTACAGGCCGAGGCGTTTGCGGGAATCATCTTCGCTTGGGGTCTGAATTCTCCTGCCCAACCTTCCGTCACCGAGTTGCAGCACGCCGAAACCTTGGGCGGCCAAAGCGTGCTGGCGCTGGTGCAGGCTTTAGCAACCCAGGCGTTGGCGACCACTGAAACCAACACGGCGCTCTGGCTAGTCACGCGGGGAGCACAGGCGGTGAACACAGCGGCGGTCGCGCCTTTGCAAGCAGGCATCTGGGGGCTGGGGCGCGTGGTTGGCACCGAATACCCGCACCTCGAGCCTCGGCTGGTCGACCTTGATCCGGCTGCTCCGGCGGCGGCCAGTGCTGCCGTACTGGTGCGGGAACTGTTGGGCGGCAGCGCCGAAGATGAACTGGCCTTCCGTGGAGTGGCGGGCCAGTCGGTGCGCTGGGTTCACCGCCTGACCCGTCCTAGCCGCGATCGGCTGACCACTTCCAGCTCCCGAATCCCTGCCGATACTGCCACGCGCATTCACATTCAGCGCCCCGGCGTGCTGGCAAGTTTGGTGCATCAGGCCGCGCCGCGCCGCGCCCCCGAACCTGGAGAAGTCGAAGTGCGTGTGGAAGCCGCCGCGCTGAATTTTAAGGACATCATGGTGGGGATGGGTCTGCTGTCCGACGAGGCGTTAGAAGGCGGATTCACCGGGCGTTCTTACGGTATGGAAGCGGCGGGCATCATTGAGCGCGTGGGCGAGGGCGTGACCCAATACATGCCCGGTGACGCGGTGGTGCTGTGCGGCCCCGACGCCCTGAGTACCTTCCGCACCGTGCCGCTGCCCTACCTGGTGCGCCGTCCCGCCCACCTGTCCAGCGAGGCCGCCGCGACCCTGCCGATTGCGTACCTGACGGCGTATTACGCGCTGCATACCCTGTGCCAACTGGGGCCGGATGACCGCGTCCTGATTCATGCGGCGGCGGGCGGCGTGGGCTTGGCGGCTACCGCGCTGTGTCGGCGGGCCGGGGCCACCGTGTACGCCACCGCCGGAACACCCGAAAAACGCGAACTGTTGCGGGCGTTGGGTGCGGCCCACATCATGGATTCGCGTACGCTGGATTTTGCCGAAGAAGTAAGGGCGGTCAGCGGCGGCAAGGGCGTCAGCATCGTGCTGAATTCGTTGTCGGGCGAGGCGATCGGGCGCAGCCTGAGTTGCCTGAGTCCCTACGGCAAATTCGTGGAAATCGGCAAGCGCGACATCTATCAGAACAGCCCATTGGACTTGGCCCCCTTCCGCAACAACCTGTCCTACTTTGCCGTCGACCTAGACCGGATGTGGGTCGACCGCCCGCAGATGATGCAGGGCCTGCTGCACACGGTCATGGGCCTGTTCGAGTCCCGCGAGCTTGCGCCGCTGGCCTACCGCGTGTTCCCGTATGCGGCGGCAGAATCGGCCTTCCGTTTTATGGCGCAGGCGCGGCACACAGGCAAAGTGGTGCTGGCCCTCACTGCCGAAGCTCCGGCGCAGCTGTCTTCTGTCCCCAAACCGGTGCGCCTAAACCCAGACGGCGTGTACCTGATCACGGGCGGATTGGGCGGCTTTGGGCTGGCGCTGGCAGGCTGGCTGGCCGGGCGCGGGGCGCGGCGGCTGGTGCTGGTGGGAAGAAGTGGGGGCAGCGAGGCGGCGCGAACCACCGTGAATGACCTTCTTCAGCACACCGAAGGTTTGCAAATTGCACTGGAACAGGCCGATATTGCTGACCCGGACGCCGTGCAAACACTGCTGGAACGCACCCGCCAACTGGGGCCACTGCGCGGCGTATTCCATGCGGCAATGGTCATCGACGACGCCCTGATCGAGCAACTGACGCCCGAACGATTCAGCCGCGTCACGGCTCCCAAAGTGCTAGGCGCGTGGAATCTGCACACCCACACGCAGGCTGACCTGCTGGAGGTGTTCGTGTGTTTTTCGTCGGTTAGCGCCCTGATCGGCAATGTGGGGCAGGCCAATTATGCTGCAGCCAACGCTTTTTTAGATGCTCTGGCCGATGTCCGCCGCGCCGAGGGTTTGCCTGCACTGACTGTCAACTGGGGCGCGGTGGCCGATGTAGGCTACCTGACCGGGCAAGCGGCGGTGGCGGGGCGGCTGGAAGCGGTGGGCGTGACGCCCGTTCCGGTGGGTCAACTGTTGGCGGCGTTGGGCGAGTTGTGGCCCGCCGCGCTGAGCCGCGACCCTCGCACCCCCGGCGCAGTGGGCGTCGCGGCACTGCATTGGCCCTTGCTCGTTCAGTCCCGAGGTGTGCCGTTGCCCCCGCGTTTGGCGCATCTGCTGTCGTCCGCCGACGCCGAAGCGTCCACCCAAGAGGCAAGCGGATTCCTGTCGGCACTGCTCAGTCTGTCCGCAGAGGAACGCGGAGCCGCCCTGAGTCACCGCCTTGCCGAACAATTGGCCCGCATCTTGGGCACATCGCCGGGCAAGCTCGACCACGATTTGGCGATCATGAAAATGGGCGTAGATTCGCTGATGGCCGTGGAACTGGGCAGCCAGATTCAGGCCGAAACGGGCGTGAAAGTGTCGCCTATGAAGTTTGTCGGCGGCATTACGCTGCGTGGCCTGACCGAATTCGTGCTGGACAGCCTGACTGCGCCTGCAGCACAGCCGAAGGTATTGACCGTACCGCGTGCTGCCCCCGGAGCTGATCTCCATCAACACGTTGAAACCTTACCGGACGCCGATGTCGACGCGATGCTGGCGGGCCTGTTGGCCGAGCAGCGGGGCCGGGCATGA